In the Sinorhizobium arboris LMG 14919 genome, one interval contains:
- a CDS encoding ABC transporter substrate-binding protein: MKERDRKFYLASVTDRFVRGQMDRRSFLRTAGTLGLGATALGMGFGSRPFGVSRAFAQEQLQPSAEVISWLKDVAKPFAGTTLKLATESTPPSNAINSQLKKYFEEATGIRVEIEVLPLEQVLQKLTLDVASSLGTYDLYYIDQSWSASFSEDVFDPREQLQEKPDLAMPNYNIDDFMPALVDGIAKYGDRWVGVPYDIPIFIMIYRKDIYEKLGLKAPATFEDLLNNSVAITKEMGPNLYGYAGQMKSGHYALECEWTSMLWGNGGSIFNAEKKFVGNDERGIVALDYYTKLKEAMPPGVDQWTWDGQGQAIAQGVAASMLSWGEFFPYFDDASQTKVSGLCEAVVPPQPVALRKPEECGYGEIPGAGHQGGSSLAVSRYSKSPDAAWIFMQWATCADTQALITTLGGGTGPTRASVYDDPRVKANARVGAGTTRHLSVVRETIDKYMGSEPDLPEWAQLSSDTIPVGLGKYFAGSYGSSKEAMDDIASQVEAVLKG, from the coding sequence ATGAAAGAGAGAGACAGAAAGTTTTATCTCGCATCCGTGACCGACCGCTTCGTCCGCGGCCAGATGGACCGCCGCAGCTTCCTGCGCACGGCCGGCACTCTCGGCCTCGGCGCAACCGCACTCGGGATGGGGTTCGGCAGCCGGCCCTTTGGGGTAAGCAGAGCGTTCGCCCAGGAACAACTTCAGCCATCCGCAGAAGTGATCTCCTGGCTCAAGGACGTCGCCAAGCCCTTTGCTGGAACGACGCTGAAACTCGCGACGGAGTCGACCCCGCCGTCGAATGCCATCAATTCCCAACTGAAGAAGTATTTCGAAGAAGCGACCGGCATCAGGGTCGAGATCGAGGTGCTGCCTCTCGAACAGGTTCTACAGAAGCTCACGCTCGACGTTGCCTCGTCGCTCGGCACCTACGACCTCTACTACATCGACCAGAGCTGGTCGGCATCCTTCAGCGAAGACGTTTTCGATCCGCGCGAGCAGCTTCAGGAGAAGCCCGATCTCGCCATGCCGAACTATAATATCGACGACTTCATGCCGGCGCTCGTCGACGGCATCGCCAAATACGGGGACCGTTGGGTGGGTGTGCCCTACGACATCCCGATCTTCATCATGATCTACCGCAAGGACATCTACGAGAAGCTCGGCCTCAAGGCGCCGGCAACGTTCGAGGACCTGCTGAACAATTCGGTCGCCATCACCAAGGAGATGGGGCCGAACCTCTACGGCTATGCCGGTCAGATGAAGTCCGGCCACTATGCGCTGGAATGCGAATGGACGTCCATGCTGTGGGGAAATGGCGGCTCGATCTTCAATGCCGAGAAGAAATTCGTCGGCAATGACGAGCGGGGCATCGTCGCTCTCGATTACTATACCAAGCTCAAGGAAGCCATGCCGCCGGGCGTGGACCAGTGGACGTGGGACGGGCAGGGTCAGGCGATAGCTCAGGGCGTGGCGGCTTCGATGCTCTCCTGGGGCGAGTTCTTCCCCTATTTCGACGATGCCAGTCAGACCAAGGTGTCCGGTCTCTGCGAGGCAGTCGTTCCACCGCAGCCCGTCGCGCTCAGGAAGCCCGAGGAGTGCGGCTATGGCGAAATTCCCGGCGCCGGGCACCAGGGAGGCTCGTCGCTGGCCGTGTCCAGATATTCGAAGAGCCCGGATGCGGCATGGATCTTCATGCAGTGGGCGACCTGCGCCGACACACAGGCCCTCATCACCACACTCGGCGGCGGCACCGGCCCCACCCGCGCCTCGGTGTATGACGACCCGCGCGTCAAGGCCAATGCCCGCGTCGGCGCCGGCACGACTCGTCACCTGTCGGTCGTCCGCGAGACGATCGACAAGTACATGGGCTCGGAACCGGATCTGCCGGAATGGGCGCAGCTATCGAGCGACACGATACCCGTCGGCCTCGGCAAGTATTTCGCCGGCAGCTACGGCTCCTCCAAGGAAGCGATGGACGACATCGCCTCTCAGGTCGAAGCGGTGCTGAAGGGCTGA
- a CDS encoding 2-dehydropantoate 2-reductase N-terminal domain-containing protein, with product MATILILGAGVMGTALAVPASDNGHTVLLAGTPLDTVPVARMKSRGIHPKLDAQLAGTVTILADEELGPEHAEAADLVVVGVSSPGIAWAVDRLNRLLRTKKPVAFVTKGLDREGERIATYAETVPAQIANMETFIGIGGPCIARELANRYPTSSIYASHDRTAAAFAADLMRTPYYRLTPGVDVTGVEACAALKNFFAIGVSAMQTRYPDRLRADGQSKNPAAAAFNQAAQEMALLCERIGGSRNTAFDLAGIGDLHVTVGGGRNSRLGHGLGLGRTVSEVMTGELGGETVEGIDTARIVGSLLRQIDDAATLLPLASAITTAILDGGTLAFDFDRI from the coding sequence ATGGCAACGATCCTCATTCTCGGGGCCGGTGTGATGGGGACTGCCCTGGCCGTGCCGGCAAGCGACAACGGCCACACGGTGCTGCTTGCCGGCACGCCGCTCGATACGGTGCCGGTTGCCCGAATGAAATCGCGCGGAATCCATCCGAAGCTCGACGCGCAGCTTGCTGGAACGGTAACGATCCTCGCCGACGAAGAGCTCGGGCCGGAACATGCCGAAGCGGCGGATCTCGTCGTCGTCGGCGTCAGCAGCCCCGGCATTGCCTGGGCGGTTGATCGGCTGAACCGCCTGCTACGCACGAAAAAACCGGTCGCCTTCGTAACGAAGGGCCTCGACCGCGAGGGCGAACGAATCGCCACCTATGCCGAGACGGTGCCGGCGCAGATCGCCAACATGGAAACCTTCATCGGCATCGGCGGCCCGTGCATCGCGCGCGAACTGGCCAATCGTTACCCGACGTCCAGCATCTATGCCAGTCACGATCGGACGGCCGCGGCTTTCGCGGCAGACCTGATGCGGACACCCTATTATCGGCTTACACCGGGCGTCGATGTGACCGGCGTCGAGGCCTGCGCGGCGCTGAAGAACTTCTTCGCAATCGGCGTCAGCGCCATGCAGACGCGCTATCCGGACCGGCTGCGCGCCGATGGCCAGTCCAAGAACCCGGCGGCGGCGGCCTTCAACCAGGCAGCGCAGGAAATGGCGCTGCTCTGCGAACGGATCGGCGGCAGCCGTAACACCGCCTTCGATCTCGCCGGGATCGGCGATCTGCATGTGACGGTCGGCGGCGGGCGCAACAGCCGGCTTGGCCACGGCCTCGGCCTTGGCCGCACCGTTTCGGAGGTGATGACGGGCGAGCTCGGCGGCGAGACGGTCGAAGGTATCGACACCGCACGGATCGTAGGCTCGCTGCTCCGGCAAATCGACGATGCCGCCACCCTTCTTCCCCTCGCAAGCGCAATCACGACCGCGATACTGGACGGCGGCACGCTCGCCTTCGACTTCGACAGGATTTAG
- the glpD gene encoding glycerol-3-phosphate dehydrogenase yields the protein MSGAVYDIAIIGGGINGAGVARDAAGRGLKVLLAEQSDLGSATSSASTKLIHGGLRYLEHYEFRLVRHALEEREQLWRIAPHIIWPLRFVLPHRRGLRPAWLLRLALFLYDHLGGRKLLPGTKTLRLRSDPAGEPLRDVSAIGFEYSDCWVQDNRLVVLSARDAAMRGADIRVRTRCIAARREGDLWRLEFEDAETGLKSEAMARALINAAGPWADKVVSDVAGIGTRGRVRLVQGSHIVVRKLYDHDRCYIFQNPDGRIFFAIPYEEDFTLIGTTDRDYQDAPEAVAASAEEVDYLLAAASSYFRTELSAADLVWTYSGVRALFDDGAANAQETTRDYVLQLDRPGAQAPMLSVFGGKITTYRCLADDALDKLATIFPDWNRQRGWTATQPLPGGAFPAGTADDLARAILAEHPYLTGREVRRLVRHYGLEARDILGKARDRADLGRDFGGSMTEAEIAFLMEREFALTAADAVWRRTKSGLRMTNEEIEALDRYMQERRVAGATARAVLKKAAGA from the coding sequence ATGAGCGGCGCGGTCTACGACATCGCCATTATCGGCGGCGGCATCAATGGCGCAGGCGTGGCCCGCGATGCGGCCGGCCGCGGCCTGAAAGTGCTGCTTGCCGAACAGTCCGATCTCGGCTCCGCCACCTCATCGGCCTCGACGAAGCTTATTCATGGCGGCCTGCGCTATCTCGAACACTACGAGTTTCGGCTGGTGCGCCACGCTCTTGAAGAGCGCGAACAGCTCTGGAGGATCGCGCCGCATATCATCTGGCCGCTGCGCTTCGTGTTGCCGCACCGCAGGGGGCTGCGTCCCGCCTGGCTGCTGCGGCTCGCCCTGTTCCTCTACGATCATCTGGGGGGGCGCAAGCTTCTGCCGGGGACGAAGACGCTGCGGCTGAGAAGCGATCCCGCGGGCGAGCCGTTGCGCGACGTCTCCGCGATAGGTTTCGAGTATTCCGATTGCTGGGTGCAGGACAACCGGCTTGTCGTGCTTAGCGCGCGCGACGCGGCGATGCGAGGCGCGGATATCAGGGTACGCACCCGCTGCATCGCCGCTCGCCGCGAAGGCGACCTTTGGCGGCTGGAGTTCGAGGATGCCGAAACCGGTCTGAAGAGCGAGGCGATGGCCCGCGCCCTGATCAACGCCGCAGGCCCCTGGGCCGACAAGGTCGTGTCCGATGTCGCCGGCATCGGCACGCGGGGCCGCGTGCGCCTCGTGCAGGGCAGCCATATCGTCGTCAGAAAACTCTACGACCACGATCGCTGCTACATCTTCCAGAATCCGGACGGCCGCATCTTCTTCGCCATTCCCTACGAAGAGGACTTCACCCTGATAGGCACGACGGACCGGGACTACCAGGACGCTCCCGAGGCGGTCGCGGCCTCGGCTGAGGAGGTCGACTATCTGCTTGCCGCAGCATCGTCCTATTTCCGCACGGAGCTTTCGGCAGCCGACCTCGTCTGGACCTATTCCGGCGTACGCGCCCTGTTCGACGACGGCGCTGCCAACGCCCAGGAGACGACGCGCGACTACGTTCTGCAGCTCGACCGGCCGGGAGCGCAGGCGCCGATGCTCTCCGTCTTCGGCGGCAAGATCACCACCTATCGCTGCCTCGCGGACGATGCTCTGGACAAGCTCGCCACGATTTTTCCGGACTGGAACAGGCAGCGAGGCTGGACGGCGACGCAGCCGCTGCCGGGCGGCGCCTTTCCGGCCGGGACGGCCGATGATCTCGCAAGAGCCATTCTCGCCGAGCACCCCTACCTTACGGGACGGGAGGTGCGCCGCCTCGTGCGCCATTACGGGCTGGAGGCACGCGACATCCTCGGCAAGGCCCGCGATCGCGCCGATCTCGGCCGCGATTTCGGAGGCTCGATGACCGAGGCGGAAATCGCCTTCCTGATGGAGCGCGAATTTGCGCTGACCGCGGCCGATGCGGTCTGGCGGCGCACGAAGTCCGGATTGCGGATGACGAACGAGGAGATCGAGGCGCTGGACCGCTACATGCAGGAGCGGCGCGTCGCCGGCGCGACCGCGCGCGCCGTCCTGAAAAAGGCGGCGGGCGCATAA
- a CDS encoding carbohydrate ABC transporter permease has translation MSIAQVKRIAISDSPWPWLLPLIALLVVFTIYPFIYNVWLSFHEFVPKSRGLKFVGVDNWIQLWNDSRFWGALGVTFLYFAVALTIEIVLGMAIALLLDAELPGFGMLRAVLSMTLVIPPAIAGMMFLLMEDSQFGALSYLLGLVGLLDKATPMLATSSLALVGVLIAEVWQWTPFMVLIFLAGLRSLPAEPYEAAMIDGASSLQMFRRLTLPMMSRVIAVAVLLRGIDLFRVFDYVFVMTSGGPGTATYTVSLYAWQQTFSFLKWGYGATLSLTSLIIVMVMANMFIRVAKVRW, from the coding sequence ATGTCCATTGCTCAGGTGAAACGCATCGCGATCTCGGACTCGCCGTGGCCGTGGCTCCTGCCGCTGATCGCGCTGCTGGTCGTCTTCACCATCTATCCGTTCATCTACAATGTCTGGCTGAGCTTTCACGAATTCGTACCGAAGAGCCGCGGGCTCAAGTTCGTCGGCGTCGACAACTGGATTCAGCTCTGGAACGACAGCCGCTTCTGGGGCGCACTTGGGGTCACCTTCCTCTATTTCGCCGTGGCCCTGACCATCGAGATCGTCCTCGGCATGGCGATCGCGCTTCTCCTCGACGCGGAACTGCCGGGTTTCGGGATGCTGCGCGCGGTGCTTTCGATGACGCTGGTCATCCCGCCGGCCATTGCCGGCATGATGTTTCTCCTGATGGAGGATTCGCAGTTCGGGGCGCTCTCCTATCTGCTCGGCCTTGTCGGCCTGCTCGACAAGGCGACCCCGATGCTTGCCACGTCCTCGCTGGCGCTGGTCGGCGTCCTGATCGCGGAAGTCTGGCAATGGACGCCGTTCATGGTGCTGATCTTCCTGGCCGGATTGCGTTCGCTGCCGGCCGAACCCTATGAGGCGGCGATGATCGACGGCGCATCGTCCTTGCAGATGTTCCGTCGGCTGACGCTGCCGATGATGTCGCGCGTCATCGCTGTGGCGGTGCTCTTGCGCGGCATCGATCTCTTCCGCGTCTTCGACTACGTCTTCGTCATGACTTCGGGCGGACCCGGCACCGCGACCTATACGGTCAGCCTCTATGCCTGGCAGCAAACCTTCTCGTTCCTGAAATGGGGCTACGGCGCCACGCTGAGCCTGACGAGCCTGATCATCGTAATGGTCATGGCCAACATGTTCATCCGCGTTGCGAAGGTGAGGTGGTAA
- a CDS encoding bifunctional aldolase/short-chain dehydrogenase: MKSRWSNSELTSIVEAYVAKGVNRDLAVRTYTTRLLGSDPELVLHGGGNTSVKTTFKEMDGTEVDVLCVKGSGWDMGTIEPQGLPAVRLQPLQAMIDFETLSDDDMVMLQRRLLVDPGAPNPSVEAILHAILPFKHIDHTHANAIVSLTNQPHGEDLIRELFPESIIVPYVMPGFDLAKACEAAFKANPKGDGMILLKHGIFTWSDDPREAYEGMIAKIDKAERRLSEGRARPFKGIAVSGALAAAADVAPILRGALAIDTGIEGAPKRFILEHRRSEKILDFCNAENIESLVRRGNATPEHVIHIKRFGVALPPPEKGRLGAWAEKAREAVAAYEADYRAYFERNNARAGGGKHMLDPKPRVFYVAGIGLFAAGAARKNALVGADVAEATIDVVTKAEGIETFEALPEADLFDIEYWSLEQAKLTKVQEKPLTRQVAIVTGAASGLGLAVAEALKAEGAELALFDISEDALNAAAKKLGALPVLCDVTSPAAVDAAVAKVAQHYGGVDILISNAGAAFQGKLLEVDEAIFRGAFDLNFWSHHYVARAAVRVMEQQKTGGALVFNVSKQAVNPGADFGPYGTSKAALMALMRQYAIEHGGSGITSNAVNADRIRTGLMTDKMVEERSRARGLTPQDYMRGNMLRREVTGADVAAAFVHLAKARTSTGAVVTVDGGNVAAMMR; this comes from the coding sequence ATGAAATCGCGCTGGTCGAACTCCGAACTCACCTCGATCGTCGAGGCCTATGTCGCCAAAGGCGTCAATCGCGACCTTGCCGTCCGCACCTATACGACCCGTCTGCTGGGCTCCGATCCGGAGCTGGTGCTGCACGGCGGCGGAAACACCTCGGTCAAGACCACGTTCAAAGAGATGGACGGCACCGAGGTGGACGTGCTCTGCGTCAAGGGCAGCGGATGGGACATGGGTACCATCGAGCCGCAGGGGCTGCCGGCCGTCCGCTTGCAGCCGCTGCAGGCCATGATCGATTTCGAGACGCTCTCCGACGACGACATGGTGATGCTTCAACGCCGCCTGCTTGTCGACCCGGGGGCGCCCAACCCGTCGGTCGAGGCCATCCTGCATGCGATCCTGCCCTTCAAGCACATCGACCATACCCATGCGAACGCGATCGTCTCGCTCACCAATCAGCCGCACGGCGAAGATCTGATCCGCGAGCTCTTTCCAGAATCGATCATTGTTCCGTATGTGATGCCGGGCTTTGATCTGGCGAAAGCCTGCGAGGCCGCTTTCAAGGCAAACCCGAAGGGCGACGGGATGATCCTGCTGAAGCACGGGATCTTTACCTGGTCGGACGACCCACGCGAGGCCTATGAAGGCATGATCGCCAAAATCGACAAGGCCGAGCGGCGCCTTTCGGAGGGCAGGGCGAGGCCATTCAAGGGCATCGCCGTTTCCGGAGCCCTCGCCGCAGCCGCGGATGTCGCGCCGATCCTGCGCGGGGCGCTGGCGATCGATACCGGTATCGAAGGCGCGCCGAAGCGCTTCATCCTCGAACACCGTAGGAGCGAGAAGATACTCGACTTCTGCAATGCCGAAAATATCGAAAGCCTGGTGCGCCGCGGCAATGCGACGCCGGAGCACGTGATCCATATCAAGCGCTTCGGCGTGGCACTGCCCCCGCCGGAGAAGGGCAGGCTCGGCGCATGGGCGGAGAAGGCAAGGGAGGCGGTCGCCGCCTATGAGGCCGACTACAGGGCCTATTTTGAGCGCAACAATGCCCGCGCCGGGGGCGGCAAGCATATGCTCGACCCGAAGCCGCGCGTTTTCTATGTCGCCGGCATCGGGCTTTTCGCAGCCGGTGCGGCGCGAAAAAACGCTCTGGTCGGCGCCGACGTGGCGGAAGCGACCATCGATGTCGTCACCAAGGCGGAAGGCATCGAAACTTTCGAGGCGCTCCCGGAGGCCGATCTCTTCGATATCGAATACTGGTCGCTCGAGCAGGCGAAGCTGACAAAGGTGCAGGAAAAGCCTTTGACGCGGCAGGTGGCAATCGTTACCGGTGCGGCCAGCGGGCTCGGCCTTGCGGTGGCCGAGGCACTGAAAGCGGAAGGTGCCGAACTCGCACTCTTCGACATTTCCGAAGACGCTTTGAATGCGGCCGCAAAGAAGCTCGGCGCGCTGCCTGTGCTTTGCGACGTGACCAGCCCGGCGGCAGTCGATGCGGCGGTCGCTAAAGTCGCGCAGCATTACGGTGGCGTCGATATCCTGATCTCGAATGCGGGCGCAGCCTTTCAAGGCAAGCTGCTCGAGGTCGACGAGGCGATCTTCCGAGGGGCGTTCGATCTCAATTTCTGGAGCCATCATTATGTGGCGCGCGCGGCAGTACGCGTCATGGAACAGCAGAAGACGGGCGGCGCGCTGGTCTTCAACGTCTCCAAACAGGCGGTGAATCCCGGCGCGGACTTTGGTCCCTATGGGACCTCCAAGGCGGCACTGATGGCGCTGATGCGGCAATATGCGATCGAACACGGCGGTTCCGGCATCACCTCGAACGCCGTCAATGCCGACCGTATCCGAACCGGCCTGATGACCGACAAGATGGTCGAGGAACGTTCGCGGGCCCGCGGTCTGACACCGCAGGACTATATGCGGGGCAATATGCTTCGCCGCGAAGTGACCGGCGCCGATGTGGCAGCGGCCTTCGTGCATCTCGCCAAGGCCCGCACCTCCACGGGAGCGGTCGTCACCGTCGACGGCGGCAACGTCGCCGCGATGATGCGCTGA
- a CDS encoding SDR family oxidoreductase, with translation MPDRPLIAITGASSGIGEAVARAFSRAGHPLLLIARRLDRLEALGLPNAVLRKADVRDRAALADAVGEAEAKFGPVDMMFANAGIARLGDIARQAPEEWDEMIDINTKGVMNSVHAVLSGMIGRKHGTLVMMSSIAGRKVYPDHTVYCGTKFFVHAVSESLREYLAPHDVRVVVVSPGIIDTEVLDHVKDETTLANYKANKAAIGGGISADIVADLILDAYRLPQRAIVQEIVITPTRQKY, from the coding sequence ATGCCTGACAGACCGCTGATCGCGATCACTGGCGCCAGCTCCGGCATCGGCGAGGCCGTCGCGCGCGCCTTCTCCAGGGCCGGCCATCCGCTGCTGCTGATCGCCCGCAGGCTCGACCGGCTCGAGGCGCTCGGCCTGCCGAACGCCGTGCTGAGGAAGGCCGATGTGCGCGACCGTGCCGCACTTGCCGACGCCGTCGGAGAAGCCGAGGCGAAGTTCGGACCGGTCGATATGATGTTTGCCAATGCCGGCATTGCGCGGCTCGGCGACATCGCCCGCCAGGCACCCGAAGAATGGGACGAGATGATCGACATCAATACCAAGGGCGTGATGAACAGCGTGCATGCGGTGCTGTCAGGCATGATCGGGCGGAAGCATGGAACGCTGGTGATGATGAGCTCGATCGCCGGACGCAAGGTCTATCCGGATCATACGGTCTATTGCGGCACAAAGTTCTTCGTCCACGCGGTTTCGGAAAGCTTGCGCGAATATCTGGCACCGCACGATGTGCGCGTCGTCGTCGTCTCTCCCGGTATCATCGATACGGAAGTGCTGGACCACGTGAAGGACGAAACGACTCTTGCCAATTACAAGGCAAACAAAGCGGCGATCGGCGGCGGCATTTCGGCCGACATCGTCGCGGACCTCATCCTCGACGCCTATCGGCTGCCGCAACGCGCGATCGTCCAGGAAATCGTCATCACGCCAACCCGGCAGAAATACTGA
- a CDS encoding HAD-IIB family hydrolase: MRAVDEMPIDVAAQVTVLFADIDDTLTNEGRLPAAAYGAIERLTEGGVRVAPITGRPAGWCDMIARMWPVAGVVGENGAFYFAYDRTKRRMRRSFAIADAQRVSNREKLNRVSARILAEVQGAAISADQLYREADLAIDFCEDVPALPASEVDRIKRIFEEEGAVAKVSSIHVNGWYGAYDKLTMTRRFAADILGVDIDDERDRIVFVGDSPNDAPMFGFFPNACGVANVLAFTGRIDAEPAFVATREGGHGFVEVANRILDARSGRHAA, from the coding sequence ATGCGCGCGGTTGACGAGATGCCGATCGATGTCGCCGCTCAGGTCACGGTGCTCTTCGCCGACATCGACGATACGCTGACCAATGAGGGTCGGCTGCCGGCCGCAGCCTATGGCGCTATCGAGCGCCTGACGGAAGGAGGGGTCAGGGTGGCCCCGATTACCGGGCGGCCGGCGGGATGGTGCGACATGATCGCCCGCATGTGGCCGGTTGCGGGCGTCGTCGGCGAAAACGGCGCATTTTATTTCGCCTACGACCGGACGAAGCGCCGCATGCGCCGCAGCTTTGCCATCGCAGATGCCCAGCGCGTCTCCAACCGCGAGAAGCTAAACCGGGTGAGCGCCCGCATCCTCGCCGAGGTGCAGGGAGCGGCGATCTCCGCCGATCAGCTCTACCGCGAGGCCGACCTCGCAATCGATTTCTGCGAGGATGTGCCGGCGCTTCCGGCATCGGAGGTCGACCGGATCAAGCGTATCTTCGAGGAAGAAGGCGCCGTTGCCAAGGTCTCCTCCATCCATGTCAACGGCTGGTACGGGGCCTATGACAAGCTGACCATGACGCGCCGCTTCGCCGCCGACATTCTCGGCGTCGACATCGACGATGAGCGCGACAGGATCGTCTTCGTGGGCGACAGCCCGAACGACGCGCCGATGTTCGGCTTCTTCCCCAATGCCTGTGGCGTCGCGAACGTTCTCGCCTTCACGGGCCGCATCGATGCGGAGCCTGCCTTTGTGGCCACGCGCGAGGGCGGCCACGGCTTCGTCGAAGTGGCCAACCGCATCCTCGACGCCCGTTCGGGAAGGCACGCGGCATGA
- a CDS encoding carbohydrate ABC transporter permease — MHRSAFVRTLRTIAGWLVVGAFFFPIYFWTSVAFRDAKDIFNWPPIFFGFQPTVRNFEQVFGISLGFGFGSQETVTPGGGNFYMGPRLWDSIVVATFSTVLAIVVATLASYALSRMHFRGRHEFVNWVLSTRMMPPVAVAIPMFFIFKQFNLLDTYTGVILVHGLMNLPLAVLLLKSFFDDIPAEIDESALLDGASRWTIFRRIVLPMAKGGIAATAVLCFIFSWTEFLFVLTLTQTGLKTVPVVSSTFVTSIGTAWGNMAALGAAAIVPAFVVILLVQRHLVRGLTMGSLKQ; from the coding sequence ATGCATCGGAGCGCTTTCGTCCGCACACTGCGCACCATCGCCGGCTGGCTCGTCGTCGGAGCCTTCTTTTTCCCGATCTATTTCTGGACATCGGTCGCCTTCCGCGACGCCAAGGACATCTTCAACTGGCCGCCGATCTTCTTCGGCTTCCAGCCTACCGTGAGAAACTTCGAACAGGTCTTCGGCATTTCGCTGGGCTTTGGCTTCGGAAGCCAGGAAACCGTGACGCCAGGCGGCGGCAACTTCTACATGGGGCCCCGCCTTTGGGATTCCATCGTGGTCGCGACTTTCTCGACGGTGCTGGCGATCGTGGTCGCGACGCTTGCCTCTTATGCGCTGTCGCGCATGCATTTCCGCGGCCGCCATGAATTCGTCAACTGGGTGCTATCCACGCGTATGATGCCACCCGTTGCGGTTGCGATCCCGATGTTCTTCATCTTCAAGCAGTTCAACCTGCTCGATACCTATACAGGCGTCATCCTGGTGCACGGTCTCATGAACCTGCCGCTGGCGGTGTTGCTCCTGAAGAGCTTCTTTGACGACATCCCTGCGGAAATCGACGAGAGCGCGTTGCTCGACGGCGCGTCGCGCTGGACGATCTTCCGCCGCATCGTGCTGCCGATGGCCAAGGGCGGCATCGCCGCTACTGCCGTGCTCTGCTTTATCTTCTCATGGACGGAGTTCCTCTTCGTCCTGACCTTGACGCAGACGGGGCTGAAGACCGTGCCGGTCGTGTCGTCGACCTTCGTGACATCGATAGGAACCGCCTGGGGCAATATGGCCGCCCTCGGGGCGGCGGCGATCGTACCCGCCTTCGTCGTGATCCTGCTCGTTCAGCGCCATCTCGTGCGTGGTCTGACGATGGGCTCGCTGAAGCAGTGA
- a CDS encoding ABC transporter ATP-binding protein, with the protein MATVEYQRIGKSFGAFTIMRDISFRIEDHEFVVLLGPSGCGKTTLLRMTAGLEAVSQGDLMIGGKRVNDVHPRDRSIAMVFQNYALYPTMKVYDNIAFSLEVAKVPPAEIKSRVEWAAATLNLTAYLDRYPKELSGGQRQRVAMGRAMVREAEVFLFDEPLSNLDAKLRAHMRTEIRQLHNRLKTTTIYVTHDQIEAMTMADKIVVMRAGKIEQIGSPDDVYDRPASKYVADFIGSSSINFLPGTVVADNGAPAVDTATGRVTVEPSSALKPGRRVVLGLRPTDVVVDAGGSLAAKAILTERLGHDAQLFCQGPDGSFVAVVDKAARFTEGAEVRFAIPPSKVHVFDAETEIRI; encoded by the coding sequence ATGGCGACCGTGGAATATCAACGTATAGGCAAGTCCTTCGGCGCCTTCACGATCATGCGCGACATCTCCTTCCGGATAGAGGATCACGAATTCGTGGTTCTGCTCGGTCCATCTGGCTGCGGCAAGACGACCCTGCTCCGAATGACGGCCGGCCTCGAAGCCGTCAGCCAAGGCGACCTCATGATCGGCGGCAAGCGCGTCAACGACGTGCATCCGCGCGACCGCTCGATTGCCATGGTCTTTCAGAACTATGCGCTCTATCCGACGATGAAGGTCTATGACAACATCGCCTTCAGCCTGGAAGTCGCGAAGGTTCCGCCCGCTGAAATCAAAAGTCGGGTCGAATGGGCGGCCGCGACGCTCAACCTTACCGCCTATCTGGACCGATACCCGAAGGAGCTTTCCGGCGGTCAGCGACAACGCGTCGCCATGGGCCGCGCCATGGTGCGGGAGGCGGAGGTCTTCCTGTTCGACGAGCCGCTGTCCAACCTCGATGCCAAGCTGCGCGCCCATATGCGCACGGAGATCCGCCAGTTGCACAACCGGCTGAAGACCACCACGATCTACGTCACCCACGACCAGATCGAGGCCATGACCATGGCCGACAAGATCGTGGTCATGCGCGCCGGGAAGATCGAGCAGATAGGTTCTCCCGACGACGTCTACGACCGGCCGGCCAGCAAATATGTCGCCGACTTCATCGGTTCCTCTTCCATCAATTTTCTCCCCGGAACTGTGGTCGCCGACAATGGCGCTCCTGCCGTCGATACGGCGACCGGTCGGGTGACCGTCGAGCCGTCGTCCGCCTTGAAGCCGGGTCGCAGGGTCGTTCTTGGCCTGCGTCCGACCGATGTGGTTGTCGACGCCGGGGGTTCGCTTGCAGCCAAGGCGATCCTCACCGAGCGGCTCGGCCACGACGCTCAGCTGTTCTGCCAGGGGCCCGATGGAAGCTTCGTCGCCGTTGTCGACAAGGCGGCGCGTTTCACGGAAGGCGCCGAGGTCCGCTTCGCCATCCCACCTTCCAAGGTGCACGTTTTCGATGCCGAAACCGAGATCCGCATCTGA